The window CATTCCAGTATGTTGACCGTTCCCATAACATTCGTCTCATAGGTATAAACAGGATCCTTATAGGAGTCCCTGACAATGGGCTGGGCAGCCAGATGGAACACGATTTCCGGCTCCTCCTGGAAAAACACCTTTTTTAAATGCTCCAGGTCCCGCACATCTCCGATTATAGAATTCATAACGCGGGAAAGTCCTGCCACTTCAAATAAGTTTGGGTCCGTGGGGGGCGTCAGAGAATATCCCGTTACCGATGCCCCGGCCTTAACAAGGAGCTGGGTGAGCCAGGTTCCTTTAAAGCCGGTATGCCCTGTGACCAGGACTTTTTTCCCTTTATAAAAATCACAAAATTCACTCCACTTGATACTCGTCCAATTTGTCATATCAGTTCTCCCAAATCTTCCAGGGTGCCTGTCCGGACTGCCACAAATCTTCCAGCTTCTTCATTTCCCGCTGGGTGTCCATGCACTGCCAGAAACCGGTGTGATGGAAGCTCATAAGCTGCCCCTCTGCCGCAAGACTTTGCAATGGCTCCTTTTCAAACACAGTGGCATCATCCTTTAAATAGGAAAAGATTTCAGGATTCAGGATCATGAAGCCCCCGTTGATCAGGCTGTTGTCCGCCTCATCCTTTTCCCTGAAGGAACGGACCACATCACCTTCATCAATATCCAGAACACCCTTTAGCTGGGCAATATTAACGGTGGTCATGGTAGCGGTCTTTCCATGGCTCTGATGAAACTCCAACAAAGTCTTTAAATCCACATCGCAGACTCCGTCTCCGTAGGTCATCATAAAGGGCTCATCCCCGATGTAAGGCTGA of the Lacrimispora indolis DSM 755 genome contains:
- the rfbF gene encoding glucose-1-phosphate cytidylyltransferase; amino-acid sequence: MKVVLLAGGFGTRISEQSHLKPKPMIEIGEKPILWHIMKYYSQYGFHDFVICLGYKQYVVKEFFADYFLHTSDVTFDLANNKMEVHNNYSEPWKVTLVDTGLNTMTGGRIKRIQPYIGDEPFMMTYGDGVCDVDLKTLLEFHQSHGKTATMTTVNIAQLKGVLDIDEGDVVRSFREKDEADNSLINGGFMILNPEIFSYLKDDATVFEKEPLQSLAAEGQLMSFHHTGFWQCMDTQREMKKLEDLWQSGQAPWKIWEN